CATCACCAGCTCAACCGTGTCGAGCGAGTCAGCGCCGAGATCGTTGACGAACGACGATTCGTTCTTGATGTCAGCTTCGGCCACGCCCAGTTGCTCGGCGACGATCTTCTTGACGCGTTGTTCGATGTTGTCCATTTAACCCTCCAGGGAAGTATTCGACAAAAAGTGCGCGCATTCTAGCAGGTTTGCGCGATGAAAAACCGCGCCGACAACCGTGCAAAAAATACGCTCAACGTGATGCTAAAAGCCAGTTAATTCGGCGATCTCACCGCTTCTGCACAAGGCCATGCCTCGCACGGCACATCGATGACATCGCCGCCGGGACGGCTTCCTTATCCCATGTACATGCCGCCGTTGACGTGCAGCGTCGCGCCCGTGATGTAGCCCGCCGCCGGCGACGCCAGAAAGGCAACCGCATTGGCAATGTCTTCCGGCATGCCCAGGCGGCCGAGCGGAATCTGCGCCTTCAGCGCGGTATGCTGCTCGTCCGACAGCACCTTCGTCATGTCGGTATCGATGAAACCGGGCGCAACGCTGTTGACCGTGATGTTACGGCTGCCGATTTCCTTGGCCATCGCCCGTGCCATGCCTTCCACGCCCGCCTTGGCGGCCGCATAGTTGGCCTGGCCCGGGTTGCCGGCCGAGCCCACCACCGAGGTGATGTTGATGATACGACCGCCACGCGCCTTCATCATCGGACGCAGCACGGCGCGAGACAAGCGGAAAACGGCGCTCAGGTTGGTGTCGATGACGGCCATCCATTCGTCGTCCTTCATGCGCATCGCCAGGTTGTCCTGGGTGATGCCGGCATTGTTCACGAGGATATTCAGGCCGCCGTGTGTCTTGATGGCTTCGTCGATCACGGCTTCGCAGCGCGCCGCATCGTTGACGTTGAGCACCACCCCGGCGCCCTTGACACCCGCTTCGGCAAAGTAGGCGGAAATCGCCTGGGCGCCTGCCTCGGAGGTGGCCGTGCCGACCACGGTGGCCCCCTGGCGC
The sequence above is a segment of the Ralstonia nicotianae genome. Coding sequences within it:
- the fabG gene encoding 3-oxoacyl-ACP reductase FabG; the encoded protein is MTQALNNQVALVTGASRGIGRAIALELARQGATVVGTATSEAGAQAISAYFAEAGVKGAGVVLNVNDAARCEAVIDEAIKTHGGLNILVNNAGITQDNLAMRMKDDEWMAVIDTNLSAVFRLSRAVLRPMMKARGGRIINITSVVGSAGNPGQANYAAAKAGVEGMARAMAKEIGSRNITVNSVAPGFIDTDMTKVLSDEQHTALKAQIPLGRLGMPEDIANAVAFLASPAAGYITGATLHVNGGMYMG
- the acpP gene encoding acyl carrier protein — its product is MDNIEQRVKKIVAEQLGVAEADIKNESSFVNDLGADSLDTVELVMALEDEFGMEIPDEEAEKITTVQQAIDYARANVKA